A stretch of the Actinomyces qiguomingii genome encodes the following:
- a CDS encoding type II toxin-antitoxin system Phd/YefM family antitoxin, producing MSISATEARRTLFPLIERVNADRDAVEIVSRHGNAVLMSADEYSAWQETAYLFRSPENARRLLDSYERARAGRVEAHELDLDD from the coding sequence ATGTCGATCAGCGCAACCGAGGCGCGGCGCACCCTGTTCCCGCTGATCGAGCGAGTCAACGCGGACCGGGACGCCGTCGAGATCGTCTCCCGCCACGGCAACGCCGTGCTCATGTCCGCCGACGAGTACTCGGCCTGGCAGGAGACGGCCTATCTCTTCCGTTCACCCGAGAATGCCCGGCGCCTGCTGGACTCCTACGAGCGCGCCCGCGCAGGACGGGTCGAGGCCCACGAACTCGACCTCGACGACTGA
- the thiL gene encoding thiamine-phosphate kinase codes for MSTADASAGRAGSGPSPHGYDPEPTASGGAPILGSIPAGDSIDAALDSAPTVADLGEEELLAAITPLLPQAARAEVPSGDDAAVVAAPDGRYCVSTDVLVQGEHFRTDWSTGRDVGARAAAQNLADIAAMGAVPTALVVSLVLPRTTPVRWVQDLARGFADACAGTDAGVVGGDLSTGDRLVVAVTVHGDLEGRHPVLRSGARPGDLVVHCGTLGRSAAGLALLQAGLDDRGAGWADAVAARSGGRGNTCDGVYTQAGDGASRETRDVATEAAAHCLRIYRAPVPPLAAGPALADAGATAMLDVSDGLLRDADRIARASGVVLDIADPEDDPGVGLIHDLAVLEPVALLLREDAADARSLARAWALTGGEDHGLLATLPPSARELPDGARVIGAVRARRDGELAGALAGGRVPEKLGWDHFSS; via the coding sequence ATGTCAACCGCTGATGCGTCCGCAGGCCGGGCGGGTTCCGGGCCTTCCCCGCACGGGTATGACCCCGAGCCGACCGCTTCCGGCGGTGCTCCCATCCTCGGCTCTATTCCTGCCGGGGATTCCATTGACGCCGCGTTAGACTCTGCCCCCACTGTTGCTGACTTGGGGGAGGAGGAGCTGCTGGCCGCCATCACGCCGCTATTGCCGCAGGCGGCTCGCGCGGAGGTTCCCAGCGGGGACGACGCCGCCGTGGTCGCCGCCCCGGACGGACGCTACTGCGTGAGCACTGACGTGCTCGTCCAGGGCGAGCACTTCCGCACCGACTGGTCCACCGGCCGCGACGTCGGGGCGCGCGCCGCCGCCCAAAACCTTGCCGACATCGCCGCCATGGGAGCCGTACCGACAGCGCTGGTGGTGAGCCTGGTGCTGCCGCGTACCACCCCGGTGCGCTGGGTGCAGGACCTGGCCCGCGGCTTCGCCGACGCGTGTGCGGGCACGGATGCGGGCGTGGTCGGCGGCGATCTGAGCACCGGGGACCGGCTAGTTGTCGCCGTCACGGTCCACGGCGACCTGGAAGGGCGTCACCCGGTGCTGCGCTCGGGCGCCCGGCCCGGAGACCTTGTGGTCCACTGCGGCACTCTCGGCCGTTCGGCCGCCGGGCTCGCGCTGCTACAGGCCGGCCTGGATGACCGCGGTGCTGGCTGGGCAGATGCTGTCGCCGCCCGCTCCGGTGGGCGTGGCAACACGTGCGACGGTGTATATACGCAGGCCGGCGATGGTGCCAGTAGGGAGACCCGCGACGTCGCCACCGAGGCCGCCGCCCACTGCCTGCGCATCTACCGGGCGCCGGTTCCGCCACTGGCTGCGGGACCCGCCCTGGCCGACGCCGGAGCTACCGCCATGCTGGACGTTTCCGACGGGCTGCTGCGAGACGCGGACCGGATTGCCCGGGCCAGTGGGGTTGTCCTTGACATAGCCGATCCTGAAGATGACCCGGGTGTCGGGCTGATACATGACCTCGCCGTGCTGGAGCCGGTCGCGCTGCTGCTGCGCGAGGATGCTGCGGATGCGCGCAGCCTGGCGCGGGCCTGGGCGCTGACCGGGGGAGAGGACCACGGCCTGCTGGCCACGCTCCCGCCGTCGGCCCGGGAGCTGCCCGATGGCGCGCGCGTGATAGGAGCCGTGCGCGCCCGGCGTGACGGCGAGCTCGCGGGTGCGCTGGCCGGTGGGCGCGTGCCTGAAAAGCTCGGTTGGGACCACTTCAGTAGCTAG
- a CDS encoding NAD(P)H-dependent glycerol-3-phosphate dehydrogenase encodes MSAAARPQDLARRAAVIGAGAWGTTFARLLAGAGTPTVIWARRPEIADEINAGTNDRYLPGIRLPETVTATADIREAVAGAGLVVAVVPSQTARSVLAPLRGVLDDDAVVVSLMKGVEAGTGLRMSQVIADALDLPADRIAVVSGPNLADEIAAGQPTATVVAAQDEAVAARVAALCATGTFRPYTNTDVLGVELCGAVKNVIALAVGITTGRGFGDNSKATVITRGLVEITRLGIALGASPETFAGLAGMGDLVATCSSPLSRNQTFGRRLGEGMSVDQAAAASRGVAEGAKSARAVLDLATAHGVDMPITAGVVAVVEGTATVEEISDALLSRPRKAEGVNAAPLA; translated from the coding sequence ATGAGCGCCGCCGCCCGGCCGCAAGATTTGGCACGCCGGGCCGCCGTTATCGGTGCCGGTGCATGGGGCACAACTTTCGCCCGCCTGCTCGCCGGCGCGGGCACCCCCACCGTCATCTGGGCGCGCCGCCCGGAAATCGCCGATGAGATCAATGCCGGCACCAACGACCGCTACCTGCCTGGCATCCGTCTGCCTGAAACCGTGACCGCCACTGCGGACATCCGGGAGGCGGTCGCCGGGGCGGGACTCGTGGTCGCGGTGGTGCCCTCGCAGACCGCCCGGAGCGTACTCGCCCCGCTGCGCGGCGTCCTGGACGATGACGCAGTCGTGGTCTCCCTGATGAAGGGGGTGGAAGCCGGCACGGGGCTGCGCATGAGCCAGGTCATTGCCGATGCGCTTGACCTGCCCGCCGACCGCATCGCCGTGGTCTCCGGTCCGAACCTGGCCGATGAGATCGCCGCTGGTCAGCCCACTGCCACCGTCGTGGCCGCCCAGGATGAGGCCGTGGCCGCCCGGGTGGCAGCTTTGTGCGCAACCGGTACCTTCCGCCCCTACACCAACACCGATGTGCTCGGGGTGGAGCTGTGCGGTGCGGTGAAGAATGTGATCGCCCTGGCCGTTGGCATCACCACCGGGCGCGGTTTTGGCGACAACTCCAAGGCCACCGTCATCACCCGTGGGTTGGTGGAGATCACTCGCTTGGGGATCGCCCTGGGCGCAAGCCCCGAGACCTTCGCCGGACTGGCTGGCATGGGTGACCTGGTGGCGACCTGCTCCTCACCGCTGTCGCGCAACCAGACCTTCGGACGACGCCTGGGGGAGGGGATGAGCGTGGACCAAGCCGCCGCCGCCTCGCGCGGGGTTGCCGAGGGCGCCAAGTCCGCGCGCGCGGTGCTGGACTTGGCAACTGCGCATGGGGTGGACATGCCGATAACCGCTGGCGTGGTCGCTGTCGTTGAAGGCACCGCCACCGTGGAGGAGATCAGTGACGCCCTGCTGTCTCGCCCCCGTAAGGCCGAGGGCGTCAACGCCGCGCCGCTGGCCTGA
- the rsmD gene encoding 16S rRNA (guanine(966)-N(2))-methyltransferase RsmD yields MTRIVAGSAGGRRIDVPVGGTRPTSERVREALFGRLEHYGVVADARVLDLCAGSGALGLEAASRGATDVTLVDASRRATRVCDANTRALGLRGVRSATAKAEAFLAGPAGAPVDLVMLDPPYDVDEAALAAMLAPLPRRQDPWLAPGAVVVVERSSRSPEPSWPAGLRRFSTRKYGETTLWFAEPDDDGTAPDDDGATAGAEHTAR; encoded by the coding sequence ATGACGCGGATCGTGGCCGGAAGCGCCGGCGGACGCCGGATCGACGTGCCCGTGGGCGGCACGCGCCCCACCTCGGAGCGAGTGCGCGAGGCATTGTTCGGCCGGCTCGAGCACTACGGAGTCGTCGCCGACGCGCGCGTGCTGGACCTGTGCGCCGGCTCCGGCGCCCTCGGCCTGGAGGCCGCCAGCCGCGGCGCCACCGACGTGACCCTGGTGGACGCCTCCCGCCGGGCCACCCGCGTGTGCGACGCCAACACGCGCGCCCTCGGCCTGCGCGGCGTGCGCAGCGCCACCGCGAAGGCGGAAGCTTTCCTGGCCGGACCCGCGGGCGCGCCCGTGGACCTGGTCATGCTCGATCCGCCCTATGACGTCGATGAGGCCGCCCTGGCGGCCATGCTGGCCCCGCTCCCCCGCCGCCAGGACCCGTGGCTGGCGCCGGGCGCGGTGGTCGTGGTCGAGCGCTCCTCGCGCTCCCCCGAGCCGTCCTGGCCCGCGGGGCTGCGCCGCTTCTCCACACGCAAGTACGGGGAAACCACGCTCTGGTTCGCCGAGCCCGACGACGACGGCACCGCTCCCGACGACGATGGCGCCACGGCCGGCGCAGAGCACACCGCACGCTGA
- the rpmB gene encoding 50S ribosomal protein L28, translating to MAAVCDVCGKGPVFGKSVSHSHVRTSRRWNPNIQRVRALVNGTPKRLNVCTSCLKAGKVTRNI from the coding sequence GTGGCTGCTGTGTGCGACGTCTGCGGCAAGGGCCCCGTCTTCGGCAAGAGCGTCTCGCACTCCCATGTGCGGACCAGCCGCCGGTGGAACCCGAACATTCAGCGTGTACGTGCTCTCGTGAATGGCACCCCCAAGCGCCTCAACGTGTGCACGTCCTGCCTCAAGGCCGGCAAGGTGACGCGCAACATCTGA
- a CDS encoding AMIN-like domain-containing (lipo)protein, translating to MTTANSPCLARRTLLPALALLLTGTLTLGACGSGSDGGAAASASPAAPSDSTGSVAATDNASAPQSPAASQVPTITGSLTQEEAGTSGTPAWGTGAEGQPAAEGSELIISDVRIGSHDDEDYSRFVVEFSGEGTPGWSAQWTDQAYTQGKGDPINVDGDFTLVVTGTGVTMPISEEQQAVAYTEPVRFDFDAVGRDDDDGIEEAYLDLAFEDQFQVVLGTDSQTFRIFTLTNPTRLVIDVADDD from the coding sequence ATGACAACTGCAAACTCACCCTGCCTGGCTCGCCGCACGCTGCTGCCCGCCCTAGCCCTGCTACTGACCGGCACCCTCACACTGGGTGCCTGCGGTTCCGGCTCCGACGGTGGCGCCGCGGCTTCCGCATCACCCGCTGCTCCGTCCGATTCGACCGGCTCCGTTGCGGCCACCGATAACGCCTCCGCACCGCAGTCACCAGCCGCCTCCCAGGTTCCTACCATCACCGGCTCGCTCACCCAGGAGGAGGCCGGCACATCGGGAACACCCGCCTGGGGCACCGGCGCCGAAGGGCAGCCGGCGGCCGAGGGCTCGGAGCTGATCATCTCCGACGTGCGCATCGGCTCCCACGATGACGAGGACTACTCGCGTTTCGTGGTGGAGTTCTCCGGTGAGGGCACGCCGGGCTGGTCCGCGCAGTGGACCGATCAGGCCTATACGCAGGGCAAGGGCGACCCGATCAACGTCGATGGGGATTTCACGCTAGTGGTTACCGGCACCGGAGTGACAATGCCCATCAGCGAGGAGCAGCAGGCGGTGGCCTACACCGAGCCGGTGCGCTTCGACTTCGACGCCGTCGGGCGCGACGATGACGATGGCATTGAGGAGGCCTACCTCGACCTGGCCTTCGAAGACCAGTTCCAGGTGGTGCTGGGCACCGACTCACAGACATTCCGGATCTTCACGCTTACCAACCCCACCCGCTTGGTGATCGATGTCGCCGACGATGACTGA
- a CDS encoding ATP-dependent DNA helicase RecG: MDRLIGKATTAQLSKQGITTPRGLLRLFPRRYDTWGDLTDLRTLKDGEQATIQAQVVRAAARRTRGGRPPALLEATVTDGVTTMGLVMFGNPGQMHHHAEQLAPGTTVLLSGKVGLHRGRRQLAVSRFQVLDELDDAEREALLARPMPIYPATEAMPSWMVARAVRAVLDKVGPGDVPEPLPEQVRIAERLVDALTSYRWVHAPEEASQWRAARRRLRHEEAFVLQAALVQRRIQHAAEHTAVAWPVPGPDSLLADLDAALPYTLTAGQARVGGHIANALNSTAPMQLLLQGDVGSGKTLVALRAMLQVVGAGGQAALLAPTEILAAQHRASLEALLGPLARAGMLDGAQRATRVRLLTGSTAPAQRRELLTDLAGGEPTIVVGTHALLSQTVQIPFLGLIVVDEQHRFGVAQRDALRERGGVTDPATGAQRTPHLLVMTATPIPRTIAMTIFGDLDTAVLDELPGGRSPIGTTLVPWGRESWVERIWKRAAEEVAAGGRVYVVCPRIDVDDSEHAGVDQEEPEPPSAALLDEVGELSEQTAPARPLAAVTEWVQRLTDEPALAGIGIGAVTGRMTAAEKDAAMEDFASGRTPVLVCTTVVEVGVDVPEASMMVILDADRFGLSQLHQLRGRVGRGERESVCVAVTGVEVGSPAYHRLKAFGDIGDGFRLAEADLELRREGNVLGAAQSGRHSDLDVLRVTRDGAIIARARAQAEAILAADPTLAEHRDLAAAIADRLDEEAGAYLERS, translated from the coding sequence CTGGATAGACTGATCGGCAAAGCCACGACTGCTCAGTTATCCAAGCAGGGAATCACTACGCCCCGCGGTCTGCTGCGCCTGTTCCCGCGCCGCTACGACACCTGGGGCGACCTGACCGACCTGCGCACCCTGAAGGACGGCGAACAGGCCACGATTCAGGCGCAGGTGGTGCGTGCCGCCGCCCGCCGCACCCGCGGCGGCCGTCCGCCGGCATTGCTGGAGGCCACCGTAACCGACGGGGTTACCACCATGGGCCTGGTCATGTTCGGCAACCCCGGCCAGATGCACCACCACGCCGAGCAGCTTGCCCCCGGCACCACTGTGCTGCTCAGCGGCAAAGTGGGGCTGCACCGCGGCCGCCGACAGCTGGCGGTCTCCCGCTTCCAGGTGCTAGACGAGCTCGACGACGCCGAACGCGAGGCGCTCCTCGCCCGCCCCATGCCCATTTACCCGGCCACCGAGGCCATGCCCTCCTGGATGGTGGCCCGGGCCGTGCGCGCCGTCCTGGATAAGGTCGGCCCGGGCGACGTTCCTGAACCACTACCCGAACAGGTGCGCATCGCCGAGCGACTCGTTGACGCCCTAACCTCTTACCGGTGGGTGCACGCCCCCGAGGAGGCCTCCCAGTGGCGTGCGGCCCGCCGCCGGCTGCGCCATGAGGAGGCTTTTGTGTTGCAGGCGGCTCTCGTGCAGCGGCGCATTCAGCACGCCGCAGAGCACACCGCAGTCGCCTGGCCGGTTCCCGGTCCCGACTCGCTGCTGGCCGACCTGGACGCCGCCCTGCCGTATACGCTCACTGCTGGGCAGGCGCGGGTAGGCGGCCATATCGCCAATGCCCTGAACTCCACCGCACCCATGCAGTTGCTGCTTCAGGGCGATGTCGGAAGCGGTAAGACCCTGGTGGCCCTGCGCGCCATGCTGCAAGTGGTCGGCGCGGGCGGGCAGGCCGCTCTGTTGGCCCCCACCGAGATCCTGGCCGCCCAACACCGCGCCTCCTTGGAGGCCCTGCTCGGTCCGCTGGCTCGCGCGGGCATGCTCGACGGGGCGCAGCGCGCCACTCGCGTCAGGCTGCTGACCGGCTCCACTGCACCCGCGCAGCGCCGCGAACTGCTGACAGATCTGGCGGGTGGGGAGCCGACCATTGTGGTGGGCACGCATGCTCTGCTGTCCCAAACCGTGCAAATCCCCTTTCTGGGGCTGATCGTCGTCGACGAGCAGCACCGCTTCGGTGTAGCCCAGCGTGACGCGCTGCGTGAGCGGGGCGGTGTCACCGACCCGGCGACCGGTGCCCAGCGCACCCCGCATCTGCTGGTCATGACCGCCACCCCCATCCCGCGGACCATCGCCATGACCATATTCGGGGACCTGGACACGGCCGTGCTCGACGAGCTGCCCGGCGGTCGCAGCCCGATCGGCACCACCCTGGTGCCCTGGGGGCGTGAGTCCTGGGTGGAGCGCATCTGGAAACGCGCCGCTGAGGAGGTGGCTGCCGGCGGGCGCGTATACGTGGTTTGCCCGCGCATTGACGTCGATGACTCCGAGCATGCCGGAGTCGACCAGGAGGAGCCGGAACCGCCGTCGGCCGCACTCCTGGATGAGGTGGGCGAGCTGTCGGAGCAGACGGCCCCGGCCCGGCCACTGGCCGCCGTCACCGAGTGGGTACAGCGGCTCACCGACGAGCCCGCGCTCGCGGGCATCGGCATCGGCGCGGTGACCGGAAGGATGACGGCCGCGGAGAAGGACGCCGCCATGGAGGACTTCGCCTCCGGACGCACCCCGGTGCTGGTGTGTACCACGGTGGTGGAGGTGGGCGTGGATGTGCCAGAGGCCTCCATGATGGTCATCCTTGATGCCGACCGCTTCGGACTGTCCCAGCTGCACCAGTTACGCGGACGCGTGGGACGCGGCGAGCGCGAATCCGTATGTGTGGCGGTGACCGGGGTGGAGGTCGGCAGTCCGGCCTACCACCGGCTCAAGGCCTTCGGAGACATCGGCGATGGCTTCCGGCTGGCGGAGGCGGACCTGGAGCTGCGCCGCGAGGGCAATGTGCTCGGTGCCGCCCAGTCGGGACGGCACAGCGACCTGGACGTGTTGCGCGTGACTCGCGACGGTGCGATTATCGCCCGGGCGCGGGCGCAGGCGGAGGCGATACTCGCGGCCGATCCGACGCTGGCAGAGCATCGGGACCTGGCGGCCGCCATTGCCGATCGCCTGGACGAGGAGGCCGGCGCCTACCTGGAGCGGTCCTAA
- a CDS encoding D-alanine--D-alanine ligase family protein — MSASNAASATSSGATADFDPSASINAAPTSRRGRKPRVAVVFGGRSGEHSISCATAAGVLDAIDRDRYDVMPIGITRQGKWVLVDDDPDALRLDDARPPVEITTDGLGRGELAMRLGGGNLTAITPAGPEVLGAVDVVLPLLHGPYGEDGTIQGMLEMLGLPYVGCGVLASAAGMDKQVTKVLLQAAGIPTAPHVLVEAHRWSRDKAAVLAQCAELTRPLFVKPARAGSSLGITRVEDLADLEAAIETARAVDPKVLVESGVVGREIEVAVLSGHGDDAPRVAEPGEIVMDAAHGAGEFYDYETKYLAHDAVAMVCPAHIASAERELLMRRAAEAFVAIGGEGLTRVDFFLTPDGEAIVNEVNTMPGFTPFSMYPYMWQVSGLPYRDLVTELIELALERPRDVNR, encoded by the coding sequence ATGTCGGCCTCCAACGCAGCCAGTGCAACCAGCAGCGGTGCCACCGCGGACTTCGACCCCTCCGCGTCGATTAATGCCGCCCCGACCAGCCGTCGTGGACGCAAGCCGCGCGTCGCCGTAGTCTTCGGCGGGCGAAGCGGCGAACACTCCATCTCCTGTGCCACCGCTGCCGGGGTACTGGATGCCATCGACCGGGACCGCTACGACGTCATGCCCATCGGCATAACCCGCCAGGGCAAGTGGGTGCTCGTGGATGACGACCCCGACGCCCTGCGCTTGGACGACGCCCGCCCCCCGGTGGAGATCACCACCGACGGGCTCGGCCGCGGCGAACTGGCCATGCGGTTGGGCGGTGGGAACCTGACCGCGATCACACCCGCCGGCCCCGAGGTGCTCGGCGCCGTCGACGTCGTGCTGCCGCTGCTGCACGGCCCCTATGGTGAGGACGGCACCATCCAGGGCATGCTGGAGATGCTGGGCCTGCCCTATGTGGGCTGCGGCGTGCTCGCCTCCGCCGCCGGCATGGACAAGCAGGTCACCAAGGTCCTCCTGCAGGCCGCCGGCATCCCCACCGCCCCGCATGTACTCGTCGAGGCGCACCGGTGGAGCCGTGATAAGGCCGCTGTTCTCGCCCAGTGCGCCGAGTTGACCCGCCCCCTGTTCGTCAAACCCGCCCGCGCCGGCTCCTCCCTGGGCATCACCCGGGTGGAGGACCTGGCCGACCTGGAGGCGGCCATCGAAACCGCCCGCGCGGTGGACCCCAAGGTGCTGGTCGAATCCGGCGTTGTCGGCCGCGAGATCGAGGTCGCGGTCCTCTCCGGGCACGGCGACGACGCCCCCCGCGTGGCCGAGCCCGGCGAGATCGTCATGGACGCCGCTCACGGTGCCGGCGAGTTCTACGACTACGAAACCAAGTACCTGGCCCACGACGCCGTCGCCATGGTCTGCCCCGCCCACATTGCCTCGGCCGAGCGCGAGTTGCTCATGCGCCGGGCCGCTGAGGCCTTCGTCGCCATCGGTGGGGAGGGGCTTACCCGCGTCGACTTCTTCCTCACCCCGGATGGGGAGGCGATTGTCAACGAGGTCAACACCATGCCCGGCTTCACTCCCTTCTCCATGTACCCCTACATGTGGCAGGTATCCGGGCTGCCCTACCGTGACCTGGTCACCGAGCTGATCGAGCTGGCGTTGGAGCGCCCCAGAGATGTCAACCGCTGA
- a CDS encoding lysophospholipid acyltransferase family protein, which translates to MTPFYRFAARGVIIPFLKAVSKQHVTGTANIPREGGFVAVANHLSNLDPLTAMRSLVDVDVPIYSLAKSQLFEIPLLGRVFSAGGQIPVYRDSANAGNSLVEAERRLREGDPIMIFPEGTLSRDPLQWPMTGKTGAARLAMRTGAPVLPMGQWGAHKVLGTYGGFHPFPRKDVRVVIGEPFDLVEYGSDVSDYDAVRAATAEIMRRITELVEQLRGEKAPRPFDMKYDGDPGKGNIGVRRPDPPISQAPSVDPDDDADGSAGSSERPVADAGSGEEHQS; encoded by the coding sequence ATGACCCCCTTCTACCGTTTCGCGGCCAGGGGGGTGATCATCCCCTTCCTAAAGGCGGTGTCCAAGCAGCACGTGACCGGAACGGCGAACATCCCCCGCGAAGGCGGCTTCGTGGCCGTCGCCAACCACCTGTCCAACCTGGACCCGCTGACCGCCATGCGTTCGCTGGTGGACGTGGACGTGCCCATCTACTCGCTGGCCAAGTCGCAGCTGTTCGAGATCCCCCTCCTGGGGCGAGTATTCAGTGCCGGCGGCCAGATCCCTGTCTACCGGGATTCTGCCAATGCCGGTAATTCGCTGGTGGAGGCGGAGCGGCGGCTGCGGGAGGGCGATCCGATCATGATCTTTCCGGAGGGCACACTTTCGCGTGACCCCCTGCAATGGCCGATGACCGGAAAGACCGGCGCTGCCCGCCTGGCGATGCGCACCGGCGCCCCGGTGCTGCCCATGGGGCAGTGGGGGGCGCACAAAGTGCTGGGAACCTATGGCGGTTTCCATCCCTTCCCCCGCAAGGATGTAAGGGTGGTTATCGGTGAGCCCTTCGACCTGGTGGAGTACGGCTCGGACGTCTCCGATTATGACGCCGTGCGTGCCGCCACTGCTGAGATCATGCGGCGTATCACCGAGCTGGTTGAGCAGTTGCGTGGTGAGAAGGCCCCGCGCCCCTTCGACATGAAGTATGACGGTGATCCGGGTAAGGGCAATATCGGGGTGCGCCGCCCCGACCCGCCGATATCACAGGCGCCATCTGTGGATCCGGATGATGACGCCGACGGCTCCGCAGGCAGCTCAGAACGCCCTGTGGCCGATGCGGGTTCCGGTGAGGAGCACCAGTCATGA
- a CDS encoding DAK2 domain-containing protein: protein MGVAQRTGTGYAGAPVITAPLLRAWLEAARTVAQSTRGLVDSLNVFPVPDADTGTNVLLTVRSACDALALLPPGADLAQAARAAADGAIRGARGNSGLLISQVLAALADVCAEAPDPAALRPVELVHAYERIAATTWNAVSRPVAGTLLTVARDAAVGARTAFEESTAAAPVTVSTVAASAAFGAQESVVETAGLGHGAVDAGGAALMLMYTSLSDTVDAADSPTGPASLPCTDVARQMLDDLVAGSTHGAGARDAEGSFSTGEFEVMYLLEATAAQAAELRRELEDIGDSVGVVGTPDALGVGMFQVHVHTDTPRAALPRSGRARQVCIHHLHPTALAVVPTWEADEPPLPTTTPADGRVVSFERLAARRSTAQTVDDAKIPDAAPIKQGVGVIACTRAPGLIEQFARTGAVVVLNPERDGIVRAAGDLGATQAIVLPCDPRAAASAHEAARFLAARSAVSAVRGAGTGETARTVPDGVRLLVCDTDDEARVLAAAVAVAGQGEHTELGELATRAGGVAAAVRTTALSGADAETDAVGAALAAALRPDDELVTIILGHDALPDVGAVAAGAVARYAEQQLGSADAIEVVIHAGAQASPDVLLAIG, encoded by the coding sequence ATGGGCGTGGCACAACGCACAGGCACCGGCTATGCCGGCGCGCCCGTAATCACCGCGCCGTTGCTGCGCGCCTGGCTCGAAGCCGCCCGCACGGTTGCCCAGTCCACCCGCGGTCTGGTCGACTCCCTCAATGTCTTCCCCGTTCCCGACGCCGACACGGGCACCAACGTCCTGCTCACTGTCCGCTCCGCCTGCGACGCCCTCGCCCTGCTGCCACCCGGCGCCGACCTGGCCCAGGCCGCCCGCGCCGCCGCCGACGGCGCCATACGCGGCGCCCGCGGCAACTCCGGACTGTTGATCTCACAGGTGCTGGCCGCATTGGCGGACGTGTGCGCAGAGGCTCCCGACCCAGCCGCATTGCGCCCCGTCGAACTCGTCCACGCCTATGAGCGCATCGCCGCCACCACCTGGAACGCGGTTTCCCGGCCGGTGGCCGGCACCCTGCTGACCGTCGCCAGGGACGCCGCCGTCGGTGCCCGCACCGCCTTCGAGGAGTCCACCGCCGCGGCGCCGGTGACCGTATCCACCGTTGCGGCCTCCGCGGCCTTCGGTGCCCAGGAGAGTGTGGTGGAGACTGCCGGCCTGGGACACGGCGCAGTCGACGCGGGCGGGGCCGCACTAATGCTCATGTACACCAGCCTGTCCGACACCGTGGACGCGGCCGACTCGCCTACCGGTCCCGCCTCGCTGCCCTGCACGGATGTGGCCCGCCAGATGCTTGATGACCTGGTCGCCGGTTCCACTCACGGTGCCGGGGCCCGCGACGCTGAGGGCTCCTTCTCCACCGGCGAGTTCGAGGTCATGTACCTGTTGGAGGCCACCGCCGCCCAGGCCGCCGAGCTGCGCCGCGAACTGGAGGACATAGGCGATTCCGTGGGAGTGGTCGGCACGCCCGACGCGCTGGGCGTGGGCATGTTCCAGGTCCACGTACACACCGACACACCCCGTGCCGCCCTGCCCCGCAGTGGCCGCGCCCGCCAGGTGTGCATACACCATCTGCACCCGACAGCACTCGCCGTCGTGCCGACCTGGGAGGCCGATGAGCCGCCCCTGCCGACCACCACGCCCGCAGATGGGCGCGTGGTCTCCTTCGAACGTCTGGCCGCCCGCCGCTCGACGGCGCAGACGGTCGACGACGCAAAGATCCCTGATGCCGCACCGATTAAGCAGGGTGTCGGCGTTATCGCCTGTACTCGGGCTCCTGGCCTGATCGAGCAGTTCGCCCGCACCGGCGCGGTGGTGGTGTTGAATCCCGAACGCGACGGCATTGTCCGCGCCGCCGGTGATCTCGGTGCCACCCAGGCCATCGTCCTGCCTTGCGACCCGCGGGCGGCCGCAAGCGCCCATGAAGCAGCCCGTTTCCTCGCCGCCCGCTCCGCCGTCTCGGCGGTGCGCGGCGCCGGAACCGGGGAAACCGCCCGCACTGTCCCCGACGGCGTGCGGCTGCTGGTGTGTGATACCGACGATGAGGCCCGGGTCCTGGCGGCTGCCGTGGCCGTCGCCGGGCAGGGCGAGCACACCGAACTAGGCGAGCTGGCCACCCGCGCCGGAGGCGTCGCTGCAGCCGTGCGCACCACCGCCCTGTCGGGCGCGGATGCGGAAACCGACGCCGTCGGCGCCGCCCTGGCGGCGGCACTGCGCCCCGATGATGAGCTTGTCACCATCATCCTGGGACACGATGCTCTGCCGGATGTCGGCGCGGTCGCCGCCGGCGCTGTCGCCCGCTACGCCGAGCAGCAACTCGGCAGTGCCGACGCGATAGAGGTCGTTATTCATGCGGGCGCCCAGGCGAGCCCCGACGTCCTGCTCGCCATCGGGTGA
- a CDS encoding Txe/YoeB family addiction module toxin has translation MRLVWDSSAWEDYCYWQTADRRTLKRINTLIAAALREPFAGIGKPEPLKYGAPGAWSRRITEEHRLVYLVDGEDLVILQARYHY, from the coding sequence ATGAGACTTGTCTGGGACTCCTCCGCCTGGGAGGACTACTGCTACTGGCAGACGGCCGACCGGCGCACGCTAAAACGCATCAACACACTCATCGCCGCCGCCCTGCGTGAACCCTTCGCCGGCATCGGCAAACCGGAACCGCTCAAGTACGGGGCTCCCGGCGCCTGGTCCCGGCGCATCACCGAGGAGCATCGACTGGTCTACTTGGTGGACGGCGAGGACCTGGTCATCCTGCAGGCCCGCTACCACTACTGA